A single genomic interval of Candidatus Zixiibacteriota bacterium harbors:
- the carA gene encoding glutamine-hydrolyzing carbamoyl-phosphate synthase small subunit — MSTKTAILALADGRVYRGTAFGAEGEAVGEVVFNTSMTGYQEILTDPSYEGQLVAMTYPQIGNVGVNPEDVESRKPFVKGFIVREYTATPSNWRAAQPLHEYMRAHGIVGIQGIDTRALVRHLRDHGTQEGVISSVEQDPERLVARAKASPGLIGRDLVAAVTCGEPYDWNEGLWAPGRGYRRREPAEAGRRRKKDDFSSPRFFVVAYDYGIKFNILRHLAESGCRVRVVPAPTPAEDVLALDPDGIFLSNGPGDPDAVPYAKENVRRLLGRKPIFGICLGHQILGLALGGRTYKLKFGHHGGNQPVMDLTTRKVEITAQNHGFAVDAESLKGSAEVTHLNLNDHTVEGLAHRELPIFSVQYHPESSPGPHDAGYLFRRFVEMMRKHRG; from the coding sequence ATGAGCACGAAAACGGCGATTCTGGCGCTGGCCGACGGCCGGGTCTACCGGGGAACCGCTTTCGGCGCGGAAGGGGAGGCGGTGGGCGAGGTGGTCTTCAACACGAGCATGACCGGCTATCAGGAGATCCTCACCGACCCTTCCTACGAGGGACAGCTCGTCGCCATGACCTACCCGCAGATCGGCAACGTGGGCGTCAACCCGGAGGACGTGGAGTCGCGCAAACCGTTCGTGAAAGGGTTTATCGTCCGCGAATACACCGCGACGCCGAGCAACTGGCGCGCGGCCCAGCCGCTGCACGAGTACATGCGCGCCCACGGGATCGTCGGCATCCAGGGGATCGACACGCGCGCGCTGGTGCGCCACCTGCGCGACCACGGTACGCAGGAGGGTGTGATCTCGAGCGTCGAGCAGGACCCCGAGCGGCTCGTCGCCAGGGCCAAGGCATCGCCGGGCCTGATCGGGCGCGACCTCGTCGCCGCGGTCACCTGCGGCGAGCCCTACGACTGGAACGAGGGGCTGTGGGCGCCGGGGCGCGGTTATCGCCGGCGGGAGCCGGCCGAGGCCGGCCGCCGCAGGAAAAAAGACGATTTCTCGTCGCCGCGTTTTTTCGTGGTGGCGTACGACTACGGCATCAAGTTCAACATCCTGCGCCACCTGGCCGAGTCGGGCTGCCGGGTCCGTGTCGTGCCCGCTCCGACCCCGGCCGAGGACGTTCTGGCCCTCGACCCTGACGGAATCTTTCTCTCCAACGGGCCGGGCGATCCCGACGCGGTGCCGTACGCGAAGGAGAACGTCCGCAGGCTCCTGGGGCGAAAGCCGATCTTCGGCATCTGTCTGGGGCATCAGATCCTCGGCCTCGCGCTGGGGGGCCGCACCTACAAGCTCAAGTTCGGCCACCACGGGGGCAATCAGCCGGTCATGGACCTCACGACGCGCAAGGTCGAGATCACCGCACAGAACCACGGCTTCGCCGTGGATGCCGAATCGCTCAAAGGATCGGCCGAGGTGACCCACCTCAACCTCAACGATCACACGGTCGAGGGGCTCGCCCACCGCGAGCTGCCGATCTTTTCCGTCCAGTATCATCCGGAATCGTCGCCCGGCCCCCACGACGCCGGTTATCTCTTCCGTCGGTTCGTCGAGATGATGCGGAAGCATCGAGGCTGA